In Natrinema amylolyticum, the following are encoded in one genomic region:
- a CDS encoding DUF7124 domain-containing protein: MNGDSDMTLAFELEALKELASPERVFEDARGWTEYIGVVSEKPTYVVTNFTRKNRIRQDFFSGPRGKAESLEGVKDQFDTDRYVYVGANDEDEQLADEVGWEYLDVHDAAEAADWVPATHADDEDDEAEQVRDDWP; the protein is encoded by the coding sequence ATGAACGGCGACAGCGACATGACACTGGCGTTCGAACTCGAGGCGCTCAAGGAGCTCGCCTCGCCCGAGCGCGTGTTCGAAGACGCCAGAGGGTGGACCGAGTACATCGGCGTCGTCTCCGAGAAACCGACCTACGTCGTGACGAACTTCACCCGGAAGAACCGCATTCGACAGGACTTCTTCTCCGGCCCCCGCGGGAAAGCGGAGAGCCTCGAGGGCGTCAAAGACCAGTTCGACACCGACCGCTACGTCTACGTCGGCGCGAACGACGAGGACGAGCAACTGGCCGACGAGGTCGGTTGGGAGTACCTCGACGTCCACGACGCCGCCGAGGCGGCGGACTGGGTGCCGGCAACGCATGCCGACGACGAAGACGACGAGGCGGAACAGGTCCGCGACGACTGGCCGTAA
- a CDS encoding NAD(P)/FAD-dependent oxidoreductase → MTQYVIIGDGISGSSAAETLREEDPDAKITVITDEGEPLYNRILIKEHAKGKLPEAPISIHDEDWYAERDIELSLNTHVTSVDTDANVVYTHDSGDIPYDKLLVATGGTPTQLPVENSDADGIHHFWTFEDARGIREHAENADKGVIVGAGLLGIDFAAVCGAQGIEADYLMRGDRWWRYALSADGAEIMHEGMREVGVEPVFDSGVDRFETDDDGRVTAAVDPNGDRYECDFVGAAIGLNFNTEFLRGSGIERDNGIIVDEYMQTNVDDVYAAGDLTRFHDVLLGEQGQNGSWGSAKEQGRVAAVNMAADAEEEGFQWVSSYSITHFDFPFLSFGHPTLGDEHAERRYSDTEWRRVAFKDGRIVGGVLIGDLSPQSKFKQLMREQRVVADQADVLLEQSVDLDELAAPQEQ, encoded by the coding sequence ATGACTCAGTACGTGATCATCGGTGACGGGATCTCGGGTAGTTCGGCCGCCGAGACCCTCCGGGAGGAAGACCCGGACGCGAAGATTACCGTCATCACCGATGAGGGGGAGCCACTGTATAACCGGATTCTCATCAAGGAACACGCGAAAGGCAAGCTCCCCGAAGCCCCCATTTCGATCCACGACGAGGACTGGTACGCGGAACGCGACATCGAGCTCTCGTTGAACACCCACGTCACGAGCGTCGACACCGACGCGAATGTCGTTTACACCCACGATAGCGGTGACATTCCCTACGACAAACTGCTCGTGGCGACCGGTGGAACGCCGACACAGTTGCCCGTCGAGAACAGCGACGCCGACGGGATCCATCACTTCTGGACCTTCGAGGACGCCCGCGGCATCCGCGAACACGCCGAAAACGCCGACAAGGGCGTCATCGTCGGTGCCGGCTTGCTCGGTATCGACTTCGCCGCGGTCTGTGGCGCACAGGGTATCGAGGCCGACTACCTGATGCGCGGCGACCGCTGGTGGCGCTACGCGCTCTCTGCCGACGGCGCGGAGATCATGCACGAAGGCATGCGAGAAGTCGGCGTCGAACCGGTCTTCGACAGCGGCGTCGATCGCTTCGAAACCGACGACGACGGTCGCGTCACTGCCGCAGTCGATCCCAACGGCGACCGCTACGAGTGTGACTTCGTCGGGGCCGCTATCGGGCTGAACTTCAACACCGAGTTCCTCCGCGGGTCCGGGATCGAACGGGACAACGGGATCATCGTCGACGAGTACATGCAGACGAACGTCGACGACGTCTACGCCGCCGGCGACCTCACCCGATTCCACGACGTCTTGCTCGGCGAGCAGGGCCAGAACGGCTCGTGGGGCTCGGCCAAGGAACAGGGTCGCGTCGCCGCGGTCAACATGGCCGCTGACGCCGAGGAAGAGGGATTCCAGTGGGTCTCCTCGTACTCCATCACCCACTTCGACTTCCCGTTCCTCTCCTTCGGGCACCCGACGCTGGGCGACGAACACGCCGAACGGCGCTACAGCGACACCGAATGGCGACGCGTCGCCTTCAAGGACGGCCGGATCGTCGGCGGCGTCCTCATCGGCGATCTCTCGCCCCAGAGCAAGTTCAAACAGCTCATGCGCGAACAGCGCGTCGTCGCCGATCAGGCCGACGTGCTCCTAGAGCAGTCCGTCGATCTGGACGAACTCGCTGCGCCCCAGGAACAGTAA
- a CDS encoding DUF6149 family protein — MKLRQNAKHFAYRKSLETPGIRSVAKSGLVRLHTKIFTGKADPAHAEERKDHLDALFDATMDAYLRALQEGYSEAEAREITHIQANFDFYNHGWTEMMEFPADELEAHYDRYGEFFGRWDVTIDEPLGQFEPPEGLPEAPSTPERLEDPEHPHAEGGFADDVYVETDDGELVVGGRDSANADS; from the coding sequence ATGAAACTCCGTCAGAACGCGAAACACTTCGCCTATCGGAAGTCCCTCGAGACACCGGGGATTCGATCGGTCGCCAAGTCGGGGCTCGTCAGGCTGCACACCAAGATCTTCACCGGCAAGGCCGACCCGGCCCACGCCGAGGAGCGGAAGGACCACCTCGACGCCCTCTTCGACGCGACGATGGACGCCTACCTGCGCGCGCTCCAGGAGGGCTACTCCGAGGCCGAAGCCCGAGAGATCACGCACATTCAGGCCAACTTCGACTTCTACAACCACGGCTGGACCGAGATGATGGAGTTCCCCGCTGACGAACTCGAGGCCCATTATGATCGCTACGGTGAGTTCTTCGGACGCTGGGACGTGACGATCGACGAGCCGCTGGGTCAGTTCGAACCGCCGGAGGGGCTCCCCGAGGCTCCGTCGACGCCCGAGCGGCTCGAGGACCCCGAACACCCCCACGCCGAAGGCGGATTCGCGGACGACGTCTACGTCGAAACCGACGACGGCGAACTGGTCGTCGGCGGTCGCGACTCGGCGAACGCCGATTCGTGA
- a CDS encoding MFS transporter, translating to MGLNANDRSIAGFTMAGHALVHWFETSIPIFLVVWLTEFDVGVSLFGIVVALGYAPFGLGALPGGILADRYGTKRLVVGCLVGMSLSFLVLSLATSIYTIALGLILWGVAASVYHPAGLALISTGVEERGTVFAWHGIAGNAGIALGPFVAATLLIFLEWSLVAALLAVPGVLAVLYGLSAEFDPTAAVAADADAGPDEALSASGLLGDSRTLFASAFAVVFILVTFEGLYYRGTLTYLPEILHGLPATDGLALPASLEGIEPADYIYVGLLVVGMAGQYAGGKLTGRVSPARGLGAIFAVLAVLALAFVPVTATGAGLAPLVALCAALGFFLFAIQPFYQNAVAIYTPPDVRGLSYGYTYLAEFGIGSVSIALGGFVLGELSRTAFFAMIAGFAAVGGLLAGALLVGGDRFTGTDDALEANADD from the coding sequence ATGGGGCTGAACGCGAACGATCGCTCGATCGCGGGGTTTACCATGGCGGGCCACGCGCTCGTCCACTGGTTCGAAACCTCGATCCCGATCTTTCTGGTCGTCTGGCTGACCGAGTTCGACGTGGGCGTCTCGCTGTTCGGGATCGTGGTCGCGCTCGGCTACGCCCCCTTCGGACTGGGGGCGCTCCCGGGCGGCATTCTCGCTGATCGGTACGGCACCAAGCGGCTCGTGGTGGGCTGTCTCGTCGGCATGTCGCTGTCCTTTCTCGTCCTCTCGCTCGCGACCTCCATCTATACCATCGCCCTCGGCCTGATCCTGTGGGGCGTCGCCGCCAGCGTCTACCACCCCGCCGGTCTCGCGCTCATCAGCACCGGCGTCGAGGAACGCGGCACCGTCTTCGCCTGGCACGGCATCGCCGGCAACGCCGGCATCGCGCTCGGTCCCTTCGTCGCCGCGACGCTCCTGATCTTCCTCGAGTGGTCGCTCGTCGCGGCGCTGCTCGCCGTTCCGGGCGTCCTCGCCGTGCTCTACGGGCTCAGTGCGGAGTTCGATCCGACCGCGGCGGTCGCGGCGGACGCCGACGCCGGTCCCGACGAGGCGCTATCGGCGTCGGGACTGCTCGGGGACTCGCGGACGCTGTTCGCGAGCGCGTTCGCCGTCGTTTTCATCCTCGTCACCTTCGAGGGGCTCTACTACCGGGGCACGCTGACCTACCTCCCCGAGATCCTCCACGGACTGCCGGCGACGGACGGCCTGGCACTGCCGGCCAGCCTCGAGGGGATCGAGCCGGCCGACTACATTTACGTCGGCCTGTTGGTCGTCGGGATGGCGGGTCAGTACGCCGGCGGAAAGCTGACCGGGCGGGTCTCGCCGGCCCGCGGACTCGGGGCGATCTTCGCCGTTCTGGCCGTCCTCGCGCTCGCGTTCGTTCCGGTGACGGCGACGGGAGCGGGACTGGCACCGCTCGTCGCGCTCTGTGCCGCCCTCGGCTTTTTCCTCTTCGCTATCCAGCCGTTCTACCAGAACGCCGTCGCGATCTACACGCCGCCGGACGTCCGCGGTCTCTCCTACGGCTATACCTATCTCGCGGAGTTCGGGATCGGGTCGGTGAGCATCGCGCTCGGCGGGTTCGTCCTCGGCGAACTCTCTCGGACGGCGTTTTTCGCGATGATCGCCGGGTTCGCGGCCGTCGGGGGCCTGCTCGCGGGCGCGTTGCTGGTCGGCGGCGATCGGTTCACCGGGACCGACGACGCGCTCGAGGCGAACGCGGACGACTGA
- a CDS encoding substrate-binding protein, which translates to MPQRNVPSSQNTVPSRRTLLKAGVGIGGVGLAGCLDRFNSETASEIESEYPALGTYPVTGDIVKFGFNVPRSGAYSSEGEDELRAYKLAVKHLNEGGGWVDGFDDLSGDGLLGKEVGYAIGNTETNESAAAKSARRLINQEEVIMFSGGSSSATAISQQQVAQEEKVLYMCALTHSNDTTGKDCVRYGFREVFNAYMSGQALAPIVTDDYGSDLSFYQLYADYSWGQTQQASMKSAFEDEGWSQIDSVPTPLGTKDYSSYLEDALDSGADVIFLNHYGLDGANSLTQAVEMGIDEEAELVVPLYNRPMAQAAGSAIDGVYGTVAWDAQIESDLSNSFTEAFQTEYNGRLPSGTAHLAYAQTLQYAAAAERAGTFYPPHVIRELEDHEYDIGMGQETMRACDHQAQRPVPVVEGLPESEQREGVFYEIEELVSSDQVSYDCDSGPAAECSLGNYGDE; encoded by the coding sequence GTGCCTCAGAGAAACGTCCCGAGTTCGCAAAACACCGTGCCGAGTCGACGAACGCTGCTCAAGGCGGGTGTTGGTATCGGCGGTGTCGGATTGGCCGGCTGTCTCGATCGATTTAACTCCGAGACCGCGAGCGAGATCGAAAGCGAATATCCCGCTCTCGGTACGTACCCTGTTACTGGCGATATCGTTAAGTTCGGATTCAACGTGCCGCGGTCGGGAGCATACTCTTCGGAGGGGGAAGACGAACTGCGCGCCTACAAACTCGCGGTGAAACACCTCAACGAGGGCGGCGGCTGGGTCGACGGCTTCGACGACCTCTCGGGCGACGGACTGCTCGGCAAGGAGGTCGGCTACGCAATCGGCAATACGGAGACGAACGAGTCCGCTGCCGCGAAGTCCGCTCGCCGTCTGATCAATCAGGAAGAGGTCATCATGTTCAGCGGTGGTTCCTCGAGCGCGACCGCGATCTCACAGCAGCAGGTCGCACAGGAGGAGAAGGTGCTCTATATGTGCGCACTCACCCACTCCAACGATACGACCGGCAAGGACTGCGTCCGCTACGGCTTCCGCGAAGTGTTCAACGCCTACATGTCGGGACAGGCGCTCGCACCGATCGTTACGGACGACTACGGCAGCGACCTTTCCTTCTATCAACTGTATGCGGACTACTCCTGGGGACAGACCCAGCAGGCCTCGATGAAGTCGGCCTTCGAGGACGAGGGCTGGTCACAGATCGATAGCGTTCCGACGCCGCTCGGAACGAAGGATTACTCCTCGTATCTCGAGGACGCGCTCGATTCCGGAGCGGACGTCATCTTCCTGAACCATTACGGACTCGACGGCGCGAACTCTCTCACACAGGCGGTCGAGATGGGGATAGACGAGGAGGCCGAACTCGTCGTTCCCCTCTACAACCGACCGATGGCCCAGGCCGCCGGCAGCGCGATCGACGGAGTTTACGGAACGGTCGCGTGGGACGCACAGATCGAAAGCGACCTGTCGAACTCGTTCACGGAGGCGTTCCAGACCGAGTACAACGGGCGTCTTCCGTCCGGTACGGCACATCTCGCGTACGCGCAAACGCTCCAGTACGCCGCTGCCGCCGAACGCGCGGGGACGTTCTATCCGCCACACGTCATCCGCGAACTCGAGGACCACGAGTACGATATCGGAATGGGACAGGAGACGATGCGCGCCTGCGACCACCAGGCCCAGCGCCCGGTCCCCGTCGTCGAGGGACTGCCGGAGTCGGAGCAACGAGAGGGCGTCTTCTACGAAATCGAAGAGCTCGTCTCCAGCGATCAGGTGAGCTACGACTGCGACAGCGGTCCGGCAGCGGAGTGTTCCCTCGGCAATTACGGCGACGAGTAG
- a CDS encoding methyl-accepting chemotaxis protein yields MFRPIRKLVPNFIRKRYALKFAIALLAIGLIVGGIGTFATGEITAQTENSVNSEYESLASSEAKTISRWQERNEMATRSTSTSEVLRSDDSSEVTLFLQNKQSELFGDVHATHVIDHDTENKRVVGSTTMKSDVSFQDEERNWLDDVETNQVSEVHVSDVYDVGGTPVVGFVSPIGGGENRMLVLEVRVSDIASDFQGGDRIDSGFTMVVNTEGTVAFDERNERVLTEYGDDAAMEPVRLGEELRGSMDSFEQEAGVVQMSATPSVIDEPYTVGYAPIEGTNWVVVTHAPTSDVYGFVQTVRDFGYIATFAGVAAIVLIGAVLGRNTARAIDRLTGKTKQMEEGNLEVDLSSSRIDSIGQLYDGFASMRDSLKTQIHEAESARMEAEQARKETERINHNLEQKAAEYCAVMGDAADGDLTARADVESENETMRQIGEDFNEMLSEIEQTIAELNRFATDVATASEQVTASSEEVRSASQQVTESIQEISDGADRQNESLQSVNQEMSGLSTTTEEIAASSNEVADIAERTVDTGHEGQEAAQAAITAMDDIEGEAGDAVAEIRRLEEEVQQIDELINTISEIARQTNMLALNANIEASRSAGGSDDEGFSVVAKEVKALSEDVAEAADEAEDRLEAIRERTEKSAAEVEGTSSDIEHASEQVEDAVNALEEIAELAQETNVGVQEISAATEEQAASTQEVVAMVDDAATISEETTSEAENVAAAAEEQTTALTEVTKSASSLSEQASQLSEALDRFDTDIDRADVDFESTFDVDAELDAPAANADVDVDAAGDESTAQGQGITFDADVGDEEGDSDEALTFDDADEDAVELEDGADTDDATTERSTDTALEGEPSEAETPSDGSIDRADDGPATGSDADGDDATEEIGAEEILGIDESGADDADGVDVTESAEPTDPLADIDTDAGDTDEAVATPLEPVDDGDGAESAETESDADDDLATDESTDDDLDVGDDDGDESDSDDVFTFGATDDE; encoded by the coding sequence ATGTTTCGGCCGATACGGAAATTAGTCCCGAATTTTATTCGAAAGAGGTATGCGCTAAAATTCGCCATAGCGCTCCTCGCGATCGGATTGATCGTCGGTGGAATCGGTACGTTCGCAACCGGAGAGATCACGGCACAGACCGAAAACAGCGTCAATTCGGAGTATGAATCGCTCGCTTCGTCCGAAGCGAAAACGATCTCGCGGTGGCAGGAGCGCAACGAAATGGCCACGCGCAGTACATCGACGTCCGAGGTGTTACGCAGCGATGATAGTTCGGAAGTGACATTATTCCTACAAAACAAACAATCCGAACTGTTCGGCGACGTCCACGCAACCCACGTGATCGATCACGACACCGAGAACAAACGGGTCGTCGGCAGTACGACGATGAAAAGCGACGTGAGCTTCCAGGACGAGGAACGAAACTGGCTCGACGACGTCGAGACCAATCAGGTGAGTGAGGTGCACGTCTCGGACGTCTACGACGTCGGCGGGACACCAGTCGTCGGGTTCGTGAGCCCGATCGGCGGCGGGGAGAATCGAATGCTCGTTCTCGAGGTCCGCGTCTCGGACATTGCGAGCGACTTCCAAGGCGGTGACCGCATCGACAGCGGATTCACGATGGTCGTCAACACCGAGGGCACGGTCGCCTTCGACGAGCGCAACGAACGAGTGCTCACCGAATACGGCGACGACGCGGCCATGGAACCGGTCCGACTGGGCGAAGAGCTCCGCGGATCGATGGACTCGTTCGAACAGGAGGCGGGCGTCGTCCAGATGTCCGCCACGCCGTCGGTCATCGACGAACCGTACACGGTCGGCTACGCGCCGATCGAAGGCACGAACTGGGTCGTCGTGACCCACGCGCCGACGTCCGACGTCTACGGCTTCGTCCAGACCGTCCGCGACTTCGGGTATATCGCCACGTTCGCCGGGGTCGCCGCAATCGTCCTCATCGGTGCAGTGCTCGGTCGAAACACCGCGAGGGCGATCGATCGACTCACGGGCAAGACGAAACAGATGGAGGAGGGGAACCTCGAGGTCGATCTCAGTTCCTCCCGTATCGACAGCATCGGACAGTTGTACGACGGCTTCGCCTCGATGCGCGATTCGCTGAAGACTCAGATTCACGAGGCGGAATCCGCTCGCATGGAGGCCGAACAGGCCCGGAAGGAGACCGAACGCATCAATCATAATCTGGAGCAGAAGGCCGCCGAATACTGTGCGGTCATGGGTGACGCCGCCGACGGCGACCTCACCGCCCGCGCGGACGTCGAAAGCGAGAACGAGACGATGCGACAGATCGGCGAGGACTTCAACGAGATGCTCAGCGAGATCGAGCAGACCATCGCCGAGCTCAACCGGTTCGCGACCGACGTCGCGACCGCCTCCGAGCAGGTGACCGCCTCGAGCGAGGAGGTCCGATCCGCCTCCCAACAGGTCACCGAGTCGATTCAGGAGATTTCGGACGGTGCGGACCGACAGAACGAGTCGCTCCAGTCGGTCAACCAGGAGATGAGCGGCCTCTCGACGACGACCGAGGAGATCGCCGCCTCCTCGAACGAGGTGGCCGATATCGCCGAACGGACCGTCGACACGGGACACGAAGGGCAGGAAGCCGCCCAAGCGGCGATCACTGCGATGGACGATATCGAAGGCGAGGCCGGCGACGCCGTCGCCGAGATCCGCCGGCTCGAGGAAGAGGTCCAGCAGATCGACGAGCTGATCAACACGATTTCCGAGATCGCCCGCCAGACCAACATGCTGGCACTGAACGCCAACATCGAGGCCTCCCGATCCGCGGGCGGCAGCGACGACGAAGGGTTCTCCGTCGTCGCGAAGGAGGTCAAGGCGCTCTCCGAGGACGTCGCCGAGGCGGCCGACGAGGCCGAAGACCGGCTCGAGGCGATCCGCGAGCGGACCGAAAAGTCGGCCGCCGAGGTCGAAGGCACGAGTTCCGACATCGAACACGCCAGCGAGCAGGTCGAGGACGCGGTCAACGCACTCGAAGAGATCGCCGAACTCGCACAGGAGACCAACGTGGGCGTTCAGGAGATCTCCGCGGCGACCGAAGAGCAGGCGGCCTCCACGCAGGAGGTCGTCGCGATGGTCGACGACGCGGCGACGATCTCCGAGGAGACGACCTCGGAAGCCGAGAACGTCGCCGCCGCGGCCGAAGAGCAGACGACCGCACTGACCGAGGTCACGAAGTCCGCCTCGAGCCTCTCCGAACAGGCGTCACAGCTCTCCGAAGCGCTCGATCGGTTCGACACCGACATCGACCGCGCGGACGTCGACTTCGAATCGACGTTCGACGTGGACGCGGAACTGGACGCGCCCGCAGCGAACGCCGACGTCGACGTCGACGCGGCCGGCGACGAATCGACCGCGCAGGGCCAGGGGATCACCTTCGATGCCGATGTCGGAGACGAGGAGGGCGACTCCGACGAGGCCCTCACGTTCGACGACGCGGACGAGGACGCCGTCGAACTCGAGGACGGCGCGGATACGGACGACGCCACTACCGAGCGGTCGACGGATACCGCGCTCGAGGGCGAGCCGTCCGAGGCCGAGACACCGTCCGACGGCTCGATCGACCGTGCCGACGACGGACCGGCAACCGGCAGCGATGCCGACGGTGACGACGCGACCGAGGAAATCGGTGCGGAAGAGATCCTCGGAATCGACGAGAGCGGAGCCGACGACGCCGACGGGGTCGACGTGACCGAGTCGGCCGAACCGACCGATCCGCTCGCTGACATCGACACCGACGCGGGCGACACGGACGAAGCGGTCGCCACGCCGCTCGAGCCGGTCGACGACGGCGACGGTGCAGAGAGCGCCGAGACCGAGTCGGACGCCGACGACGACCTCGCGACCGACGAGTCGACCGATGACGATCTCGACGTCGGCGACGACGACGGGGACGAATCCGACAGCGACGACGTGTTCACGTTCGGCGCGACGGACGACGAGTAA
- a CDS encoding homoserine kinase, with protein sequence MLTVRAPATSANLGSGFDVFGVALGTPADVVRVERAPETRITVTGAGSEYIPEDPKKNTVGAVAEALDAPARIRIDKGVRPSSGLGSSAASAAAAAVALNELYDRGRSREELVPVAAEGEALVSGEAHADNVAPSLLGGFTVVTDDDVTQVDASVPVVACLPEISVSTRDARGVVPDSATMDDVVDTVGNAATLTVGMTRDDPDLVGRGMNDAIVTPERTKLIHGYERVREAALEAGATGVTVSGAGPGILAVCHRRDQRAIASAMVDAFDAAGVESRAYQTAVGQGATLYRDDS encoded by the coding sequence ATGCTCACCGTGCGGGCACCCGCGACGAGTGCGAACCTCGGGAGTGGCTTCGATGTCTTCGGCGTCGCTCTCGGGACGCCCGCCGACGTCGTCCGAGTCGAACGCGCGCCCGAGACGAGGATTACGGTCACCGGTGCCGGCAGCGAGTACATCCCGGAAGACCCGAAGAAGAACACCGTCGGCGCGGTCGCGGAGGCGCTCGACGCTCCGGCGCGCATCCGGATCGACAAGGGCGTTCGGCCGTCCTCGGGGCTGGGATCGTCGGCCGCGAGCGCGGCCGCCGCCGCCGTCGCGCTGAACGAACTCTACGATCGGGGGCGCTCTCGCGAGGAACTCGTCCCCGTGGCCGCCGAGGGCGAGGCGCTCGTCTCCGGGGAAGCACACGCGGACAACGTTGCGCCCTCCCTGCTCGGCGGCTTCACCGTCGTCACCGACGACGACGTCACGCAGGTGGACGCGTCCGTCCCCGTCGTCGCCTGCCTGCCGGAAATTTCCGTGTCCACGCGCGACGCGCGCGGCGTCGTTCCCGACTCGGCCACCATGGACGACGTCGTCGACACCGTCGGCAACGCCGCGACGCTGACCGTCGGCATGACGCGAGACGATCCCGATCTCGTCGGTCGAGGGATGAACGACGCGATCGTCACACCCGAACGGACCAAGCTGATCCACGGCTACGAACGGGTTCGCGAGGCCGCCCTCGAGGCGGGCGCGACCGGCGTCACCGTCAGCGGTGCCGGCCCGGGAATCCTCGCGGTCTGTCACCGCCGCGACCAGCGGGCGATCGCCTCGGCGATGGTCGACGCCTTCGACGCGGCCGGCGTCGAGAGTCGGGCCTACCAGACCGCCGTCGGGCAGGGTGCGACGCTGTACCGAGACGACTCGTAG